In Tachysurus vachellii isolate PV-2020 chromosome 1, HZAU_Pvac_v1, whole genome shotgun sequence, a genomic segment contains:
- the fstl3 gene encoding follistatin-related protein 3 isoform X1 encodes MNLFSVLHCVVLISLCGTLAKHQANAGMCWLQQGQEQRCDMVLMRGVSREECCAGGRLDTAWSNSSLPINEVSLLGFLGIVSCKPCKETCEGVKCGSGKVCRMKGGRPQCICSPDCSNISRKHAICGSDGNTYKDECALLMARCRGHLDLEIMYQGECKKSCSNVVCPGTHTCVTDQTNSAHCVMCRTTQCPIPLLGGQTICGNDNITYASACHLRRATCFFGRSIGVRNYGHCRSEEGSEENSLF; translated from the exons ATGAACTTGTTTTCAGTGCTCCACTGTGTGGTGCTCATCTCGCTGTGTGGAACTCTTGCAAAGCACCAAGCCAACG CGGGCATGTGCTGGCTGCAGCAAGGCCAAGAGCAGCGTTGTGACATGGTGCTGATGCGCGGTGTGAGCAGGGAGGAGTGCTGTGCTGGAGGACGTCTGGACACAGCCTGGTCCAACAGCAGCCTGCCTATCAACGAGGTCAGTCTGCTGGGCTTCCTGGGCATTGTGTCCTGCAAACCGTGCAAAG AGACATGTGAAGGAGTGAAGTGCGGCTCAGGGAAGGTGTGTAGGATGAAGGGTGGACGTCCTCAGTGCATCTGCTCACCAGATTGTTCCAACATCTCCAGAAAGCACGCCATCTGTGGGAGTGATGGCAACACATATAAAGATGAGTGTGCCCTCCTGATGGCCCGCTGCAGAGGCCACCTTGACCTCGAGATAATGTACCAAGGAGAGTGCAAAA AGTCGTGCTCCAATGTTGTATGCCCTGGCACCCACACCTGCGTGACGGACCAGACCAACAGTGCCCACTGTGTGATGTGCCGCACGACTCAGTGCCCAATTCCCCTGCTCGGTGGTCAGACCATCTGTGGCAACGATAACATCACCTACGCAAGTGCCTGCCATTTACGTCGTGCAACCTGCTTCTTCGGCCGCTCCATAGGAGTGCGCAATTACGGCCACTGCAGGA GTGAAGAAGGTAGTGAGGAGAATTCGCTCTTTTAG
- the fstl3 gene encoding follistatin-related protein 3 isoform X2, which produces MNLFSVLHCVVLISLCGTLAKHQANAGMCWLQQGQEQRCDMVLMRGVSREECCAGGRLDTAWSNSSLPINEVSLLGFLGIVSCKPCKETCEGVKCGSGKVCRMKGGRPQCICSPDCSNISRKHAICGSDGNTYKDECALLMARCRGHLDLEIMYQGECKKSCSNVVCPGTHTCVTDQTNSAHCVMCRTTQCPIPLLGGQTICGNDNITYASACHLRRATCFFGRSIGVRNYGHCRSKD; this is translated from the exons ATGAACTTGTTTTCAGTGCTCCACTGTGTGGTGCTCATCTCGCTGTGTGGAACTCTTGCAAAGCACCAAGCCAACG CGGGCATGTGCTGGCTGCAGCAAGGCCAAGAGCAGCGTTGTGACATGGTGCTGATGCGCGGTGTGAGCAGGGAGGAGTGCTGTGCTGGAGGACGTCTGGACACAGCCTGGTCCAACAGCAGCCTGCCTATCAACGAGGTCAGTCTGCTGGGCTTCCTGGGCATTGTGTCCTGCAAACCGTGCAAAG AGACATGTGAAGGAGTGAAGTGCGGCTCAGGGAAGGTGTGTAGGATGAAGGGTGGACGTCCTCAGTGCATCTGCTCACCAGATTGTTCCAACATCTCCAGAAAGCACGCCATCTGTGGGAGTGATGGCAACACATATAAAGATGAGTGTGCCCTCCTGATGGCCCGCTGCAGAGGCCACCTTGACCTCGAGATAATGTACCAAGGAGAGTGCAAAA AGTCGTGCTCCAATGTTGTATGCCCTGGCACCCACACCTGCGTGACGGACCAGACCAACAGTGCCCACTGTGTGATGTGCCGCACGACTCAGTGCCCAATTCCCCTGCTCGGTGGTCAGACCATCTGTGGCAACGATAACATCACCTACGCAAGTGCCTGCCATTTACGTCGTGCAACCTGCTTCTTCGGCCGCTCCATAGGAGTGCGCAATTACGGCCACTGCAGGAGTAAGGACTAA